In Trichoplusia ni isolate ovarian cell line Hi5 chromosome 2, tn1, whole genome shotgun sequence, the DNA window aaaacaatagattcCTCCATGCATACCGACGGTCTTGGACTCTCCATACAAATGCTCAAACGCTTGTTCGCCCATTTGTAAACCAGAGATCCATCAATCCGTAATGTTGTCATAAATGCTGGTACGTTATGTTGCCATCATTGGCATTGCATGTATACTCAAAATGGGACATTAAGTGTTCTACAGACTTTACGTGTGTTAAACAACTCGAatggaatattaaaatgtagataGGAAGTGTTTGGATATGGAGCTTTTGCGTTTTTACATTACGAGTATATGTTTTTAGTTTCGGTACGCATTATAGAGTGCACTTTACAGGGACGTTGCATGTAAGTTTGAGTCCTTGAAGAAATATCAACTCTAGACAAATGAGTGTCATCAATTTTCAGCGGGAATACAAAACTTCTTATAAGACCAGATACAATCAGTTAGGCAAAGGATTTAAATTCTTCATCAGATTAAGTTCATATTACAAAACGGTGAACTTCCTCCTGTCGGGCtgatttaaaaatcttaaccATCCAGGGCGCCATCCAAATGCAAACAAATTCATTGAAATCGGTTCTACCGTTTAGAAGGATTTCAGTGACATTGAACaatctttaataaaatagagATAAACTAtgcacataattttatttatttacttaaaaatatacaataacgTATTTACCTGCTCTTAGAACATAAATACACAATACTtgtcattataaaattactCAGAGTCGGTAGGAAGTTCTACCTTTAAAGCAAAGCTGCGATTccaacttattttatttgttgttactgTAAACGTACATGCAACTTTGTCAGCTCAGCCGAGGAAATCGGATTACAGCGATACAGTTCCTGCTCCCCAGTTGTCAGAATTGTAATCTTCTAAGTCAACGGCTTTGTCAGACAAAGGAATATAGATAATGTTCCTGGgtgatatttgtttaaagaaattCTTAACATTTAACATATTTATGGCTTTAACAAGTCATTTGAGACGGTCTACCATAATGAAAAGAATtgtttgaagatataagttatgatttataccttccCTGTTTTCTTCCACTTTTttcactgtatcttcgctcctattagtcgcagcgaatatagcctaaaaccttcctcggtgaatgatCTCATCaacacagaaatattttttcaatttgagtagttcctgagataagcgtgttcaaacaaacaaacaaactcttcagatttatatattagtatagatttcttcGATTCGAATGAAAGACAAAAAGGAACTAGGCAGAACATAGCAATACCTAAGCCGGATAAGCTTAAACTCACCGCACTAATCCGATCACCAATACCTCAAAAGCTTAATCttctataataaatttatttgtacattttaataaattattctttacagTACAATATCATTGTCAACAGGATAATGCACATCCGTAATTCCTTTTATGTTTACATGTTGTCCCTTATTATCTGATTCCCCAACCGACCTTTGCATTTATCTTGCTTCCAAAAAGATATTTACCGGGTTATTTGAAAATGCATAAATTAGTATTAaagatttatgtaaaaaaataatcaaaagaaCGCAAATAAGAactcttttgtataaaaaaaaacaaatggatTGAACAACgttctttattcaaattgaatgtgtatatttttaattggaggGAAATATGTAGTTATTACAAAATGCATTGATGTTTGTCTATGAATGTTGTGACAAATCTAAATCAATAACAAATTAGTTGAATCAAAACACGaccttattaaaatgttattattctatCAGATCATATGGTTAGTATAAGGTTACATTGTAACTAGGCAAAGgtcaaattactttttaaaagaatgTTGCTAACTTGCTATACTTCTAAGAACAGATTATCATCATTACCATATTATGCATGTTTGTAAACATTTGTTAGTCTTATCGGGAACTAATTATAATGCTAATCTAAAGTCTAGCTGATCGACGGCATAAGTAggtatagataataaataaaattaggtattatgttttaaatttgcaCTAAAAGATGCAGCTGTAAAGTGTAAACCTTATAAACATGCGAATATAATATACGTTTCGTATATTTTTcggctttatttattttaaaattgcatttgtgtttttaatacaaatatctgATGAATCCCGTCAAGTAAATCtggctttaaaataaaaaagaaaacaatcacctttttttaaaaacatttaatacctGTCTAAAACAATCCTGAAGTTTTTCAAATCAGTTTGCTTTGGCTTTAACGTTTTGAAGTTGGCATTTCACGGTCTACGTGGATTTCAACCGGCAGGACTTAAAGAGGTGATTTTTCAGGCTTATTGTTGAGAATTGCCGCCATTTACCTCTTTATATGTCTGAGAACCGCAACCGTCTGCCGGCCAGATCTCAAGGATTTCGCGGTATTTCACTTAGCTAcgggactttgttttattaaattttaatggtaATATAGTTGAAAGATGCgataaatagttatatttttattacgttcaGCTAAGATTAAACTTATGAATACACTTTATGAAATGCAAAGCTTTCCATTTCATGAAGAtgacgaaaaaataaaacaaaatttattcttaatattttcttcttattttgaACTTTGGAGCCTGTCTCATAGTATAtctagctgtttttttttacaaaattaattgataaaattcaCTTAAAGGTTAATAATCGAAAAAACATACTGGGAGTTAATCTGTCCCTGAACGCCTGATCATTCATACTGCCTCGATAACCTTGTATAAACACATCGTTTCGtaaatgtacctacatttataGTGCTTACATATCATAATATCAGGATTCGCGGGAGGTATTAAAGGTGCAGTACCACTTCAGATGAGATCATTTCACGAGCAATTGCCGGCTCAATCGCCTCACAATTAAGTAATTGTTATGAGCACGGCGCGCGTCCTGCCCGCTTCCCACTTGCAACAATGTAGCTCGCTTACTCACCTGTCCAAATGGATTAGCAGCAGCTGGTACTGAAGATAAATGACGTATCTTAGCTGattctgtttaatttattttaacactagCTGGCCAATCAAAAGTTGTGAACAAaaatgtccgattctcagacctgcGCAATTCATGGGAATCGGCCAAGCCTTTTCGGAGGAGTTCATGTACGCACAGTGGCGCGagaattttctattttagatTCTCCTTATTAGTtcaatcaaaattgaataaGAGTTACGTCGAAATTCAGGACTGTATCGGTTAAAAGCATCTAGTTACTCTCAATTACGAGACCGAATATAACAACTAATTGATAATAGTTCttgaaacgaaaatatatttttcactgCATAAGTACTTCCTGAGGTCATGTACAAACACAATGTAGGCATATTTTAATCCTAAATTATTTGCGACtttacaggtttttttttcaattctcaTAAACTTAAATATAGTCTAAAACTTCTTATTCtacttagaaataaaaaaaaaccacagaATATGTGATTTTTATGCATTACGTCAAGAGATCTCTGTCTATTACAATATATACTTACTCTTGTATATGGTGTACGAATGTCTGCCATACTAGTACTAATGGTCACTTCTCTCGTCTTTACAGATTCTACTGGGACCTGTGTATGTTACTACTGCTGGTGGCCAACCTGATCATCCTGCCGGTCGCCATCTCATTCTTCAACGACGACCTCAGCACTCGCTGGATTGCCTTCAATTGTCTCTCCGACACAATATTTCTTATAGATATCGTTGTTAATTTTAGAACAGGTAACACTTGTCAACCCTTTTCCTAAATTTCAATTGATTTCTTTTCTCTTTGAGCATTATGCTATAGTATATATGTCTTTCTTCTTTCAGGAAtaatgcagcaagataatgcaGAACAAGTGATATTAGATCCCAAGTTAATAGCGAAGCACTATTTGAGGACATGGTTCTTCCTTGACCTCATCTCTAGTATACCActagattatatatttttgatcttCAACCAGGTAAACGTACGTTGCAATTTGGCCGTGTTGTTCTTATTACTATAGTTTTAATCTGTCTTTTATGTTGTTGATATTCTGTTTCAGCTTGggtgttcatttgttttagacaatatgttattattgtttccaattttgtttttgtttctcatTGTGAACTTTTACCCAACCGCCACGAGAACCTGTGCGTCATCGTGTATTTAGTATATTGTGTTATCAGGGTCTAAGAAAACATGCAAAGGTTTGATTAAGCACACCAGTTTCATTTTCATCGAAGTTTCTTATAATTTCTTTATGATTTGATTCATTCGGCCACCCATCACCTGCACGTTTATCATCAGTAACCCATATGATTTCTCAATGTCGTTCTGTTCTCCGCTCTGTGGGCGACCTTATGTACTCGATACATGATCGTATGGGATACTTAATCCTTTTCTTAAAATGTATGGAGATTTTAATGAGCACTTTCCAACTTTATGCACGAGCTATTCTAAAATGCTTCCACTAAATTGCACTCTGTTGTATCGAAGGTCTTATTGTATATCTTTATAATTTCGTATATACAGTTGTATTTCCTATTCTAATCTCTACATTGGTCACATGCACGTCGTCTTCTCTCTTCCTCCTAATATTTGGTTTTCTACCTTCAAAGTTGTTTACAGCATGGTCTCAACGCTTCCTAACGTAACAAGTTTTCCACTtctgtgtattttgttttctatttttaatatctataacATATCTTGGTTTTTATGacgtatatatgtatatgttttattaatcgTTTATACTTTTAACCTGTTACCAACTACAACACgaccaaattgtaatatttaacaGCCTACACTGACAGTTTTAATAGTCCTATAATAACATACAATTTGCATCAGTACTGAAGCTTAATACGATAGATTAGGCAcagaagaatattaattaattataagcctattgtatacatttaatttaataacagctTTCACTAATATGATAGACGATATACCCCACTTGATCTGAACTAAAACtgtaaatttacaaaacataattataacatgttTATTATGCTTCAGCACTTTTCTTTGGCTGACAAAATCTTTCAAAACTGCAATTATGCATGTCTTCAACACTTCGTCTGTATAAACTATAAGTTTAGCCGCTGTCGACGGGATGCTCCGAACATTATCTTCTAGAGCATCATGAGGCCAGTCATTGCCGATTAAACCGTGTACTTTTATGTTGACAGGACTTTAGTGAAAGCTTTCAAATTCTTCACGCGGGTCGTGCACTAAGGATACTTCGGTTAGCAAAGCTTCTGTCGTTGGTGCGGTTACTGCGGCTCTCCAGACTCGTCCGATATGTATCGCAATGGGAGGAAGTATATGTAAGCCATCATAATCTTCTGACCCACACATTAATGGGTTGCCCTAACTACTAGCCACTAACACTGCTCTAATACATTACGCTCACATTTACTAACATGACATGACTAAATACGCTACTAAAACTGACCTTATAATATTGGATTAAAGTAATGATGATTGTCTAAATTTgttgtaaactaaaaaaaaatgattggcTATATCTACGTGTctgaaatttttatttgtatgataaTAATGAGTTTAATGTGAACTGTTTTAGCGTAGTGATCCTAAAGACGTAATTATGGAGTTTTGTTGTAATCCTGTATTATACCATTGATCCCGCCCCCCACTGTATGTGAGCCCCACGTCCCGCTCTGCACTTCTCTACTGCTTCTCTGCAAGCTTCTTTCTGCCTGAGCACGCTCTCACTGATGAAGTCTGATCTGTCTCTTGTttctgcgcccgcgccgcgatTGACGCCCGCGTACGACGTGTCCGCCGACCCGAACCGTCCCACACATGCCAATGCCGACAAAGAATATTATTTGCCgaaatgttcatattttgttgCCGCTTTTCAAAGCCTCTAGTACTATTAATGCGCTGGTGCTGACGTTGTACAACCATGAACTCAAAATAATGAACGTCATGAAATGTTTACCATACATACCATACGCGACTAATGATTAAGTCAAAGCCCGAATAGAACAAAATACTTGCATATTCGGAGAAAGTGAGCACGTGTAGTTTCTGAATGATATGTAGATGACCACTAGATGAATAAGGCTAATTGCATTCCAAGAATCCATCCAACAAGAAACCAATGATGCAAAATATTACCAGAAATATTGCGTAACTTTAGAAAGCTAGTGTTGGCACCACTTAAAGACTAGGTAGTGGTTCCGTCCAAACAAGTACAAGCAAGGTTACGAAGCGGAGAGTCAGTGAGAAGTGGAGTACGGGGAGGGTGGTGGCGACATCGCAGTGACGGTGTTGTGTGCAGATGAGCCCCGCCCCGCAGCCGCGCGACGAGCCGGGCGACGCGGACGGCGGCTCGCGCGACCTCGCCTCGCAGGTGCCGCATGCCCCGCGCGCTCTAGCGCACCCGTAGGGGACTAGCCCGCGTCCGCTCGTCTCGGTGTTAGTGCATCCTGTGTGTGCCTGCACGCGCCCCAGCCCCGCCCCGCACACCTCGCGACGACCTATGCCCGCCGACCCCTCCGCGCTTCGGGCGCGCCTGGCTCTCTTCCTACTATCTCGTGTTTCTCGCTTGTTTTCTAGATCTTGCAGAATCTTCAAAAAAAGCGCACGGAACGGAGGGGACGTCTCAGCTCCGACGTTGCCAAAAAGAAGGGTGACACCAAAAGCAATCTGATCTTCAAGGTAACCAGGGTCGGCACGAGCCGGCGCGCATGTGCTCGTTCGCCCGCTTAGCATGTTGCCGGCAGCGCTGCCAGGCGTCCTTTAGTCCGCTGCGTTCGCTTCGCTTTCTCTCTTTCTTTGGCGTTTCTGTTTCCGACCCTCGTACCGCCGGCGGCCGCGCGGGCTGAGGCGCGCAGGCGGTGCGGTCGCGCGaccgcgcggcggccgcggccgcgCGACTCGCACCTACCGCCACCACGCATGCTCGCAAGACGACTCGTCTCACgcgttcatattttatttctcactTCTTTACGACTCCATCGGTAGAGAATCATCGCGATGCTTGACCTCGAGCGTCCTTGTCGCGCGCAGTCCGCACGGCTTCCTTTAGAGGCGAAACTACCTTACAAGCCGACTTTGTTAATGTTGTGCCGTTCTCTTTTCAGTTCCTCAACATGGCGTCGGTTTTCATGCGGATATTCAACCTCATCTGCATGATGTTGTTGATCGGGCACTGGTCTGGCTGTCTTCAGTTCCTCGTTCCTATGCTGCAAGGATTCCCACCAAACTCATGGGTCGCAATAAACGAACTACAGGTCGGTATGAATCTGTTCACTTAGGTTAATAGAAGACCAATGagcaatttaataatattagttgttCTACAAACTCAATTGGAGCAGACGCAGAAGAAGAGAAAAAAAGAGCCTGCtgatttttaaagattttgcaATTTTTCGTGGTCTGGGGAGGAATCTACGCATACAAGCAAGTGCATTAATTAGACTGCTATTGaggtgttaaataattatattctagtCCACATCAGCACGTCCTAACAGAATAGAACTTATCAACATTCATCTCTACTGCTTTACGTTTCAGGAGGCTTTCTGGCTCGAGCAGTACTCGTGGGCGCTGTTCAAGGCCATGTCCCACATGTTGTGCATCGGTTACGGCCGCTTCCCGCCGCAGTCGCTCACCGACATGTGGCTCACCATGCTCTCCATGATCTCCGGAGCCACCTGCTACGCCCTCTTCCTCGGTCACGCCACCAACCTCATCCAGAGTCTTGACTCCTCACGGAGACAATACCGTGAAAAGGTACATAtcagttttattcaaatattttttacattaacagTTTTCAATAAATCTATCACCGTTTTAGTGGACTGTTCCtaacaattttttgtaaaatgtcgGAGATAAATCGTTATGAACACCTGCGCAGAGCCAACTAGAGGACATGAATTGGACGAAGTTTCGGTAATAACTAGAACTTCTGAATAAGTTTTCAATAAGTGTCAAACGATACCATTACATTAAACCGTGCATGCATGTGTTTGACTAAAATTTCTGTGTAAGATCCCCATCTAATAAATCGATCACTAAAGCCTTCATTGCCTGTTTCAGAGATTAGACGTGAGTACAAAGAGAATGTTTGTTTAGTGTTTCACTGGTTGTTATATTACGGAATCAATCATCTGCACCAATGCTCATGTCTCCATCAAAATAACCAATGTCATTACTTCGTacatttcacaaatattaaCGGGTGTTCATAACTATTTACTTCCATGGGTAAACTAACCGCTGGACTCTGTTCGTTAGGGTAATACAGTGTATGTCTATGAGTCGGTTGTTTGCAGGTGTGTAGTTTGTACTTCAATGTTAAGTGATTATTGTCTCTAACAGTCAATGGTTTAGAAGATGcatgatttttatttgctatAGGCGTGTGTGATCCGTATCGGTCCGTTGTGTCACATTTAATAGCTTTATGTGTACGTATTTTAGGTGAAACAAGTGGAGGAGTACATGGCGTACCGTAAGCTGCCGCGCGAGATGCGCCAGCGCATCACGGAGTACTTCGAGCATCGCTACCAGGGCAAGTTCTTCGACGAGGAGCTGATCCTGGGCGAGCTGAGCGAGAAGCTGCGCGAAGACGTCATCAACTACAACTGCCGCTCGCTCGTCGCCTCTGTACCATTCTTTGCTAACGCTGACTCTAACTTCGTGTCAGACGTTGTGACCAAATTACGTTACGAAGTCTTCCAACCTGGTTAGTAGATGAAACGTTTAACctcatgaaattttataattaattttggacATAAATAAGTGTCTTatataaacgaaaattttattaagtcAGCATATTCAAACTAAATGGATTTCCATGTGATTTCAGGTGATATTATCATCAAGGAAGGAACCATAGGGAGCAAAATGTATTTCATCCAAGAAGGCATCGTGGACATCGTGATGGCAAACGGGGAGGTAGCGACCAGTTTGTCGGACGGTTCCTACTTCGGTGAAATCTGTCTCCTCACGAACGCTCGAAGAGTGGCTTCCGTCCGCGCCGAGACGTACTGCAACCTGTTCTCCCTGTCTGTGGACCACTTCAACGCCGTACTGGACCAATACCCTCTGATGCGGCGGACCATGGAGAGCGTTGCCGCCGAACGACTCAACAAGATAGGCAAGAACCCCAACCTGGTGGCGCACCGCGAGGACGACACCACGTCGGAGGGCAACACCATCAACGCCGTGGTGAACGCGCTGGCGGCCGAGGCCGAGCACGTGTCGCTGTCGGACGACAGCGTGGCGCGGCTGTCGGAGCGCTCGCTGGGGCTGGCGCTGC includes these proteins:
- the LOC113504080 gene encoding potassium/sodium hyperpolarization-activated cyclic nucleotide-gated channel 2 isoform X1, coding for MSLRSLHRRLSSANNTCEDGGGGAATGTGGRAASLRLANGRVAAQSAEQLPHSPADCASVRISMDNTNTCCTDSLVTALDDETLLLGDADMSLKQGSGTGKVHFGGLDDVSLYGTPVEPAPPATDAKQGFLRNQLQALFQPTDNKLAMKLFGSKKALMKERIRQKAAGHWVIHPCSSFRFYWDLCMLLLLVANLIILPVAISFFNDDLSTRWIAFNCLSDTIFLIDIVVNFRTGIMQQDNAEQVILDPKLIAKHYLRTWFFLDLISSIPLDYIFLIFNQVNDFSESFQILHAGRALRILRLAKLLSLVRLLRLSRLVRYVSQWEEVYILQNLQKKRTERRGRLSSDVAKKKGDTKSNLIFKFLNMASVFMRIFNLICMMLLIGHWSGCLQFLVPMLQGFPPNSWVAINELQEAFWLEQYSWALFKAMSHMLCIGYGRFPPQSLTDMWLTMLSMISGATCYALFLGHATNLIQSLDSSRRQYREKRLDVKQVEEYMAYRKLPREMRQRITEYFEHRYQGKFFDEELILGELSEKLREDVINYNCRSLVASVPFFANADSNFVSDVVTKLRYEVFQPGDIIIKEGTIGSKMYFIQEGIVDIVMANGEVATSLSDGSYFGEICLLTNARRVASVRAETYCNLFSLSVDHFNAVLDQYPLMRRTMESVAAERLNKIGKNPNLVAHREDDTTSEGNTINAVVNALAAEAEHVSLSDDSVARLSERSLGLALQPLQAASCRMAGVALPGLGVAAALPRPKSEHDFSSAGSAPPPLSAAAAAFHKSDAGIAP
- the LOC113504080 gene encoding potassium/sodium hyperpolarization-activated cyclic nucleotide-gated channel 2 isoform X11 yields the protein MSLKQGSGTGKVHFGGLDDVSLYGTPVEPAPPATDAKQGFLRNQLQALFQPTDNKLAMKLFGSKKALMKERIRQKAAGHWVIHPCSSFRFYWDLCMLLLLVANLIILPVAISFFNDDLSTRWIAFNCLSDTIFLIDIVVNFRTGIMQQDNAEQVILDPKLIAKHYLRTWFFLDLISSIPLDYIFLIFNQVNDFSESFQILHAGRALRILRLAKLLSLVRLLRLSRLVRYVSQWEEVYILQNLQKKRTERRGRLSSDVAKKKGDTKSNLIFKFLNMASVFMRIFNLICMMLLIGHWSGCLQFLVPMLQGFPPNSWVAINELQEAFWLEQYSWALFKAMSHMLCIGYGRFPPQSLTDMWLTMLSMISGATCYALFLGHATNLIQSLDSSRRQYREKRLDVKQVEEYMAYRKLPREMRQRITEYFEHRYQGKFFDEELILGELSEKLREDVINYNCRSLVASVPFFANADSNFVSDVVTKLRYEVFQPGDIIIKEGTIGSKMYFIQEGIVDIVMANGEVATSLSDGSYFGEICLLTNARRVASVRAETYCNLFSLSVDHFNAVLDQYPLMRRTMESVAAERLNKIGKNPNLVAHREDDTTSEGNTINAVVNALAAEAEHVSLSDDSVARLSERSLGLALQPLQAASCRMAGVALPGLGVAAALPRPKSEHDFSSAGSAPPPLSAAAAAFHKSDAGIAP
- the LOC113504080 gene encoding potassium/sodium hyperpolarization-activated cyclic nucleotide-gated channel 2 isoform X9, with the protein product MCCARFTNYLFRSVVKYTCGLASRESDADMSLKQGSGTGKVHFGGLDDVSLYGTPVEPAPPATDAKQGFLRNQLQALFQPTDNKLAMKLFGSKKALMKERIRQKAAGHWVIHPCSSFRFYWDLCMLLLLVANLIILPVAISFFNDDLSTRWIAFNCLSDTIFLIDIVVNFRTGIMQQDNAEQVILDPKLIAKHYLRTWFFLDLISSIPLDYIFLIFNQVNDFSESFQILHAGRALRILRLAKLLSLVRLLRLSRLVRYVSQWEEVYILQNLQKKRTERRGRLSSDVAKKKGDTKSNLIFKFLNMASVFMRIFNLICMMLLIGHWSGCLQFLVPMLQGFPPNSWVAINELQEAFWLEQYSWALFKAMSHMLCIGYGRFPPQSLTDMWLTMLSMISGATCYALFLGHATNLIQSLDSSRRQYREKRLDVKQVEEYMAYRKLPREMRQRITEYFEHRYQGKFFDEELILGELSEKLREDVINYNCRSLVASVPFFANADSNFVSDVVTKLRYEVFQPGDIIIKEGTIGSKMYFIQEGIVDIVMANGEVATSLSDGSYFGEICLLTNARRVASVRAETYCNLFSLSVDHFNAVLDQYPLMRRTMESVAAERLNKIGKNPNLVAHREDDTTSEGNTINAVVNALAAEAEHVSLSDDSVARLSERSLGLALQPLQAASCRMAGVALPGLGVAAALPRPKSEHDFSSAGSAPPPLSAAAAAFHKSDAGIAP
- the LOC113504080 gene encoding potassium/sodium hyperpolarization-activated cyclic nucleotide-gated channel 2 isoform X7, which codes for MSLRSLHRRLSSANNTCEDGGGGAATGTGGRAASLRLANGRVAAQSAEQLPHSPADCASVRISMDNTNTCCTDSLVTALDDETLLLGDADMSLKQGSGTGKVHFGGLDDVSLYGTPVEPAPPATDAKQGFLRNQLQALFQPTDNKLAMKLFGSKKALMKERIRQKAAGHWVIHPCSSFRFYWDLCMLLLLVANLIILPVAISFFNDDLSTRWIAFNCLSDTIFLIDIVVNFRTGIMQQDNAEQVILDPKLIAKHYLRTWFFLDLISSIPLDYIFLIFNQVNDFSESFQILHAGRALRILRLAKLLSLVRLLRLSRLVRYVSQWEEVYFLNMASVFMRIFNLICMMLLIGHWSGCLQFLVPMLQGFPPNSWVAINELQEAFWLEQYSWALFKAMSHMLCIGYGRFPPQSLTDMWLTMLSMISGATCYALFLGHATNLIQSLDSSRRQYREKVKQVEEYMAYRKLPREMRQRITEYFEHRYQGKFFDEELILGELSEKLREDVINYNCRSLVASVPFFANADSNFVSDVVTKLRYEVFQPGDIIIKEGTIGSKMYFIQEGIVDIVMANGEVATSLSDGSYFGEICLLTNARRVASVRAETYCNLFSLSVDHFNAVLDQYPLMRRTMESVAAERLNKIGKNPNLVAHREDDTTSEGNTINAVVNALAAEAEHVSLSDDSVARLSERSLGLALQPLQAASCRMAGVALPGLGVAAALPRPKSEHDFSSAGSAPPPLSAAAAAFHKSDAGIAP